The Brachyhypopomus gauderio isolate BG-103 chromosome 19, BGAUD_0.2, whole genome shotgun sequence DNA segment TGTTTTTACTGTTAGGTTGGTTTGCTAGACCTGGATGGATGGATCCACGACATTTCAGACAAGCCAAAGGTTAAAAGTCTAGGCTGTATGAGACGACACTGGGAAGTCTGATTTATGGACTTAAATGTAAGCCTCTTCTTTATATGCACGCATGTCTAGCTGTGTCCATATACTTACTCACGGGGTGCGGCCAAATACAATTAAACGAATTGGTGTGATTTGGGCGTGCTCTAGGATTATGACTGCTGCTCTCTCAATAGGTAAAATAAGCTCGATCTTactgagtgttttttttttgattgCAGGTCGTGTTCTCTGGAGTACAGCTGAAAGCTAAAAGTATGTAAATATGAGCAAAGGTCAGAAAGATCACACATGCGCAGCCTTTTCCAGTCAAAACAACTGACTGACCGGCTGGTTCAGGATCCTGAACGCAGCCTGTGTGTCAGACCGTGGACCGTTTCCCAGGTCTAGATGCCTACGGAAGATCAGGAGTACCGTACACCAAAGGCGCCGTTGATCAAGCTGTATCGCCTGTCCTGACGGTGCGGTTCGTGCATATTCCCTCCGTGGCCGCGTTGAGAGCCAAGCGATGGCCATGGTGAGAGGGGGATGGGGAGATCCCAACGGGAATACTAATGGCCTCGGGGACAAGGGCTACCTTAGGGGCGACGAGGACGACGGGTCACCGCAGGGTGGCGGCAGCGACATAGAAGCTGGAGAAGACGACAAAGGCTGCGTGGTGGACTGCGTGGTGTGTGGCGATAAATCTAGCGGGAAGCACTATGGCGTGTTCACGTGCGAGGGATGCAAGAGCTTCTTTAAGAGGAGCGTACGACGCAACCTGACCTATACTTGCAGGTAACGGATACGTTTCCCCATCCGAGACTAATCATGGACAAACAAGATTATCGAGTCTTTTTGCAAGGCGGGGTGTTAAATAGAGAATTATAGCAGTACCTTCATATCTAAAACAGTCTGTGTTAAACTTTAAATCTTCTGTGGAACTCGACACAAATGAAAATTGTAGTGCTGTAGTTCAGCTATTGAAGTGCAGTAGTTCACCTAGCTAAGTAGCACAAAAATGAGGCTCACATTTACAACGTGATGATGATTTATCGCTGTAATTCTGGAGATAATCAAATTTTACTTCCTCAATACTGCTAGTATCGACATGTTCTGATTCCATTTTGTTCCATTTTGTTTCCGTTTTGATTTATGCCCGTTGTTCTGATTTCCAGGTCTAACCGGGATTGCCAGATCGACCAACATCACCGCAACCAGTGCCAGTACTGCCGGTTAAAGAAGTGCTTCCGGGTGGGGATGCGTAAAGAGGGTGTGTCTTCATCTCAGCAGATATCCGACACCAGCCATTTCCCCTAGAACAAAGTGTACTGTGTGCACATACAGCCAGAAGTCTGGGGGCGGGGTTAAATAAGTTCACTACACCCCATGAACTCGTAGTATCCGGTATCTGATACCACAATCTTCACCAAAGTATGGTCCAAAAATGACTGACTAAACATTCTGAACTGAATAATAAAACCAACAATGTGAAGCTTGAAGGTATCCCATCCCGGTTGATAAATTTTCAAAGCGTGATCCATATTTTCGTTGACGTTAACAGGGTTGGTGCTAAAGTTAGTTGAATTTGTTCTATGCGTGATGTAGTTTACGTAACATTTAGCTTAAATTAGTTCGGAAGTTTTGAACTTGATAtagaagagtttttttttttgttttttcacatGCTTATGAGGCGCATCATTTTCTTATGAAACTTCCCTCTGTGCTGTTGCCAAACACTGTTCTGGCCCCAACTTTCACAGCCACTCTTCCTTTCCTCCTGCAGCAGTTCAGCGCGGTCGAATCCCCCCGTCGCACGCTGGCCTCAGCCCGTCCACCACGCCGGTCGGCGGCGGCGTCATCGGGGCGGTGAGCGAGTTCTACAACGGGCAGCCGGTGTCGGAGCTCATCTCGCAGCTCCTGCAGGCCGAGCCGTACCCCAACAGCCGGTACAGCCACCAGTACGGCCAGCAGGGCACCAGCGGGGGCGGCGGGGGGGGCGGCATGGGCATCGACAGCATCTGCGAGCTGGCCGCCAGACTCCTGTTCAGCATCATCGAGTGGTCCCGGAGCATCCCCTACTTCCCCGAGCTGCCCGTGCCCGAGCAGGTGGCCCTGCTGCGGCTCAGCTGGAGCGAACTGTTCATCCTCAACGCCGCGCAGTCCGGCCTGCCGCTCCACACGGCGCCGCTGCTGGCCGCCGCCGGCTTCCACTCCTCCCCCATGTCGGCGGAGCGCGTGGTGTCCTTCATGGACCAGGTCCGCATATTCCAGGACCAGGTGGAGAAGCTGAACCGCCTACAGGTGGACTCGGCGGAGTACAGCTGCCTCAAGGCCATCGCACTCTTCTCGCCAGGTGAGCATTGACGTTGTGGTGTTTTATCTGAGGTGATCGAACAGAACGCGTTGCTGGGAGTGAAACGAAATGAGGTGTTGCGATACGATTCAACGAGGTGTTTCCTAGCAGACTAGCCGAGAAGAGCCGCTTCTCGCTCGCCCGACTCCCCGACACTGCTGTACTGTAAACGTACTTGCGTGAGGAGGCTCGACTAGAGGTCATTTCATTGAGACGCGACGAACATTTGCCGATGTGCGTCTGAGGGGGACTGAGATGACTGAGAGTTCAAGGCGTTTCCCTGGCCTCCAGATTCCCCGCATCGTAATCCGATCGTACGTCTGTGAGCTATGCTGGAACAAGAAGTCCAATGCATGGCAGCTCTGGATCACAGCTTGCAGAATTTGCAGCTCACATACCACAGAGTCCATGACATGGTGGACACTCAGGACTAGATGTATACTGGGCGAGTGGGCATAATGTATTGGCTCAACATTGTACACTTGGTGCCAGAGTGTTTTCTGGACTTAACATGAATCCTCAAAATGAAGTGAGGTTTAGGAGCATTTCAATAGAGAACAAATAGGCTTTGTGAGATAAGGACAAATATAATGGCGTTCCACAGAAGTACAACGTACGTGCTCATTTGAGTATTCTGTGAAGAGTTGTGCCTTGGCACAGTAAATAAACTATCTCCATGCCGTTGTCCATGAGGACAATTAGGTTAACGGCATAGTCCAAAATGTAGCCCATGTGACAGAATAACAGCTGTATGCTAAAGTATGGCTACATGTCTGAGGCTGTATGCCTTTCCAAAGGACTGAAGCAGTAACTCTAGTCACTGGGATATACTAAGCCACATTGGTTTACATTTTGAGCGTATTGAGCGGACTGCTTCAAGACTTACAAGTACTCCATCGACAATTGTAATTAGTAAATTGTAAGAACTATTAATTGATTAAACATTTggagcaaacatgactttgcaAGCCACCACTTTTGATGCAGAACAGAACCTGTCACTGGGCCTATCACAGTTTCCCCGCTGTGTACTCTATAGAGTCAAAGCACTGCACTATGTGATTtagttgtgtctgtatgggcTGGGGAATGATTAGGTTTGGAGATGCCTGTCTATTTTGTAGTCAGAGAATAAAATGGCACCCTGCAGGTTTTGTTGAATAGACTAATTGTACACCATCATAGAATGAGGACAGCTGTGGTGAATGTACTGCATTCTTATATTTGAGGCACTGTGGCTTTTAAATGACATCTGGGTTATATTCACAGTGCAGAGTAGTGGTTTTAGAGATCTTTCACACAGCTTTGTTCAGTATTTCTTAAAGATAGCAGACAACCTCGGTGTTCGATGGTATGGCATTGCATCTGCTCCTAGAAAAGAAGCTTCTCCTCTCAACTCAATGTGGGGCAACACACGCGTGGATGTTTCTGGAGCTCCATGCTGGCTGTGTTCATCTCGACTGTAATGACTGTCACTCACATGAGGGAAAGCAGGGTGTTTGCTCTCTTCACTTCAGTTTCATGTTAACTAGGTCACTTGATCTTCTGTTTAGAAACATCTGTGAGGGCTTTTACATCGatttaaacaaaataaagcagatTCAATTTCTCTGGATTTGTTATGAACACATTCGAAACCCACTGAGTGCTTAAAAATTGGCTAACCCTTCTTACAAGCTGTCTTGTAATGAAATAATCAAATAAAAGCCAGGCCTTTTTCACCAGGGCCTTTCCATTCCTGCTCATTTACTTGGGCTTACTTTTGATGTCCCATAAATTAATAGAACTTTAcatgtaaataaacaaaaataccaAATGTATGTAGTTCTTTAAATTGGTGGTTTAAATTTACAGGCTGTGACAAAGCCATTGTGTGGTTTGGTCACGTACTACATGAGACATGTAGATATGTGTTTATGCCACAGCTCCTATTTGGAAATACAGAACACTGCCCTAGAGACTAAATAATGTCTCAAGGACTTTTAATTTGAAGGCTATGTCTTTCGTCATTCCTAGACGAATGATTGCCTCCCGATTAGAGAAATTCCATTGACGATTGTGTAACAAACGCTATGCTAAAGACGTCAGTACGGGAAAAATTATGTCTGGCTACCTTCTCGTTTTTTTTATGAATCTTTTGAACTTTATTTGAACCGGCCTCCTGCAACAGCTGAACGACTTCACCATTATTTCTGACCTGTCATTCGCCCCCTctctaactgtgtgtgtgtgtgtgtgtgtgtgtgtgtgtgtgtgtgtgtgtgtgtgtgtgtgtgtgtgtgtgtgtgcgctcacaGATGCGTGCGGCCTGACGGACCCAGCTCACGTGGAGAGCTTGCAGGAGAAGGTGCAGGTGGCGTTGACGGAGTACGAGCGGGTGCAGTACCCGGGTCACCCCCAACGCTTCGGCCGCCTGCTGCTGCGCCTGCCGGCCCTGCGGGCGGTGCCCGCCAGCCTCATCTCCCAGCTCTTCTTCATGCGGCTGGTGGGGAAGACTCCCATCGAAACACTCATCCGAGACATGCAGCTCTCCGGCAGCTCCATCAGCTGGCCCTACGCAACGGGGCAGTAGATCTCTTCGCCGTTAACGGAGCCTCCGCCCGTCTGCGCGCCCGACCCTGGCCTTGTTTCTTCGTCCGTCGCAGTATTGCGTTCATCCCTTCACACGACGTTGGCTGCGCCGTCATCCACTGCAATAAATCACACTACTGCTATGTTGGTCCTCTAATGTCCTCCAACGTGAGGCACAAGCTGGAAATGTTGACGTAAGTGTAGGCTGGGGAAGTCCCATCCTCCTCCCtacgctgccccccccccccccccccccaacacacttAGACACGGTAGTGGCATGGTGGTGCTGATCCGAATGTGTAAGACAGCCGTCTTGCTGAAGTTTTTGCTATAGATGGGACCGATCTGATACAATTCCGGTATCGGGGCCGATATTGACGTAATTTAAAGTATCGGATATCGGGCGAATGCAATCGTTCCATTTTCCAGTCCGCATATTGAGCTGGACAGTAAACGCACCGTAACGTTAACACGAAAGGCACCAGTGATCCGGCTTCCACAGTTTACCTTCAACCCCCAGCAGCTTCAGTCTGCAGCTGGCTGAAAAATGTCTGTGATAATAAACTAAAGAGCCCTTATATCGGTATTGGTAGTGGCCGTTATATATCGGATCGGAACTGAAAAACACTGGATCGGCCCATCACTAGTTTTTACTAGGCGGAGAAGCATCCGACACCCAATAATATTCCACCAGCAGTGATTAATAGTGTTTGTGGATGACCACCAGAGCTTGTGCATGGCAAGAGAGTCTCTAATTGTATGTACAATTGTATTGTACAATGTGTTTCTCAGAAAAGAAATTTACCAAAGTGGGTGGTGAATGTAAATTTGATCACATCAGTACGGCACTTGAGTAACCATGAAACCCCCATCCATGGCCCTTGGTATTACCAGTATTCGTGTTCTGTTGAGACAATACTGCTCTTTTGGCGAAATGAGTgcagtgtttttatttgttgataTATATGAAGAGCACCACACTTGCAGTATTTAAACTTGAGCAGATTGATGAAACAACTGTTTCTACACTTTGACGTACCTATAATGGTAAGAACGAAGACTTGTACTTTTGCATAGGGCTAATATTTCAATGTTTAAAATCAGTAATGACTTCAGTAATTTCATTCACCTGCATAAGGCTAATACAGACAGATTAACTGTCCATATGTCTTTAAAGAGAGGAAAGTACTAAAACACAAACCTGTTTTGGTGTTTTGAGAGCACtgggattattattttttttactgcattgtacatttatttatgtCATATCTTTAAACATCTAGATGTGCAGAAAAACATTTCACTTACATTTAAATTATACATTTGTTAACCATCAGCCAAATTCGTGTTGTATGTTTGTGTCCTACTATTAAGTTAGCATCGCACTAGTCTTTATAAAGTATGTGAAATATTCTTTTGAATTGGACAAACATCAGAATTGAGTGTTTCTATGCACAGactacattttaaaatgattcGGAGGAAGTGAATGTCCCTTTCATTCAAAACGTTTCTTTCACATACATATATGCAGTAGTGTGAATTATTTCAGCTTTAGCATGTCTGTTTCCCCTTTATCTTTGCTAGTTAGTGAGCTGGGAGTTTTTCATATATGTTAACCAAAAATACCTCTTGTCCATAGAGACACGAAAGAACCATCAACTGGGTCCGTTTAAAATGCAGCACGTTGGATGCTTTACTTTAACCCCTAGAGGAGGGGGCTGTCCACGCTCATCTGCAGTTCTATTATGCATTTTGCAGAACCTTTTTCATTATGTTcagagtaaaaaaataaaaatatttaaaatggaaaaaaaaaagttcaaaagTCGAGTCAAAATAATCTTTTcattctgcttgtgtgtgttttccgaCGTGGCCATATGAAGGCGTTTGGGTCCTGTGGGTGTGAGTGAATAGCTGCGCTCATGAGCCAACGGCTCCTCGTCTTTACCTCATTTGCGCCAACATCACCAGATTGTCACCATGGATTTTGCACTTCTGCATGTTTGATTGAGCATGCTAGTGGTGGACTGGCCACGAGGTGCTAGAGCTCACTAAAATAGCGCTATAACTCATGAATACATAAACACGGACCCTCATTAAATATTACATTCAGTTGTAACATCTGAGTCAGAGAACTTTGGCTGTGCTTTAATCCGGCTGTAGCTGAATTGCTTCTAAAATGCCACTCCCTCTTTTGGATTAAACTAATACTCTTTCTACATTTCTGCTTAGACGGGCATACAATTCCAGTTATTTGACAGACCTTTCTATGATTTAACTTCATATCACTGGACAGAATCTTTGTCTACATGCCAGTCCCAGAGCGTTCTCACCAGAGCTCATGTGGAAACCTCTGTGAAGGTTTGATTACAGGGCACTGAGTTGTAAATATATGAGAGAATCTGGTTTCTTGTTGACAAAGGACGGTCCATCTTCACTCTACTGAAAAGAACATCTTGTCCAAATGCTTAAGTTTTAGGAGCATCTTTGGTTATGGGGTCATCAGTGCTTGAGTGACAGTCCAAATATACTAACCCAAGTTAAGACCACCATTTCTCTACTTGGTTCAGTGGAATGTTTGCTGTAAACATTCAAACTGAccataataataaaccatacAACTAATTTTAAGTCACGTGTTCATTTATTGCAGCTGCTTAACAACCTCTGCACAAGTCACAGAATCCAACTCttgcttcttctttttttttgttctaaCTTTTCTAGCCTTGTACTTTTGAATGAGTAAATTTACCTCAGTCTGCACCAAGGCATTGGAACACGATGTGTAATCCACATACGTCAATATTTCTGGTTTCATTTTAACTTTTGTCTTTCTAAATTCTTATGTATAGTTGTTTAAATAAAACTAGTTTTGAAAAAGGTGCATTTGTGAATTTTGCTTCATATCTTCCAAAAAGGGGAGTAAATGTTGAATTTCCTAAATTTTAATGAACTTTTAGAAAGTTGCTTCAGACTAAATGTGGTAGACTAAATGTGGTCAGTACACTGCTTTATCAGCAACAAGCCTAATAATGGTTTAATACGTGTTTCCAGAGAGGAGTTCTGTTCTCTTGTGTGTTTATTGGGTGGTAAAACACGTTATTATGCACCTGTCTTGGAATACCTTCATACCCTATGCggacccacacaccccccccccccccccccccaataatgTATGTGGCACATTTTTAATAAGGAAGACgttgaaaaaacaaacacacttgTCAGTGTATTAGTCATCCAGCATTAGCACTGACGTGCAGTTGAGCACATGGCTTTAGCcgctaaacaaaacaaacatgacCTCCGTTTGCATTCAAACCACCACACACAAGAGCCTGCAAGCAAGTTGTAAGCAGTGAGAAACTGTAGTATGGTACACCCCTTGACTACCTCATGTTCTGTTGAATAAACATATCTAAACTGATGTCTCTAGttctgaataattttttgcttaGCTGTATCTGTAATTGTGTAATTCAACACAAACTGAAGTAAAATTTAAACTATACTGTGAATATGCTGGTTTATCTCGTATATATCATTACAAATAATAGTCTCAGTCACTAATATCACTGAGAGCATGCCATTACAGTTGCCATGACATTAATTACCATGCCATTACATTATGGTTTAAAGCAATTTTGTAATCTTCCAGGACTAATCCTGGCATTTCAGTTCCTGGGGTAGTTCAGATTATAGGGCTAAAATGATGCATGAGGGCATGTTCATGGCATGGTGCTCACCCTCTGCACTTCACTACCACACCAGGAAGGGCGGTTTGAAACTTAGTCATTATCCTTACATGACATGTAACAAGAAggacaaaaataaaacattaatgtCAAGTTTAGTTTAGATTAGCAGAATGAAAAAGCTCaacaataaaaatgtattactttgcatttcaaggtttttattatagtacAGGTCAGAATGCAGTCTAATAGCTATACCAAGTCATTCAGCATTTACCTGAGCAGACCCCATCTGGAGTGCATGTAAGGATTACCATATTCTTATTAGACAATAATGTGATTAAGGAGAAAAATCTTAATGTCATGTGAGAATGGAAACAGAAACAAATAATTCGATTACCATAtaagattttattttgtttcaCTGTTTGATCTGTATGTCACTAGGCCATTATTACTGATCTTTTAGTTGTTTAGTGAACACTTCATAATTTCACCACTCAAAAAAATGAAACATAGATGCTGCGCATTGTTCATATACAATTATGAACTATTATCCTAATTGCACTCTTAACTGGGACAAAATACTGCTCGTAATATTAAAGTACACAAACATCATAAGAGCATGATTGCATGGCCAGGATAACATTCACAATAATTATACACGATGAGGTTCACGATAATTTATCGTTAAATAGATATAATGATAATTTACTACAAACAAAGCCGAGCGCCGTCGTACAGGAAATCTCCGATAAGTGTGCTGCTGCTCAGGAATGAGAAAAGAGCTTGTCGAGGCTTAATTAACAATACTGCACAAGTTCACTCATGGTGCACCCCAGCCTGCAGCACACACCTGCCGGGCCAGCGTCACGCTGTAATCTGGCAGACGCACTCATAGCCTGTCTGGTGGTCTTCTTTCCTGGAGGTCCCATGTGGCTGGAGGATGGAAGGTTCTTGGTCACGCTCTCCAGAGAAGCATGGTCTATCCTCTGGCCCTCCTCACTGTGTTGGATTCCTGTATGCTGTGTAAACAGGCTTCTGCCTAATCCTTCCCACCAGTTCCCTGCTGGAAAAAAGTACATTAAAAAGATTGAAACATCTTGGGATTACATGTCTGAGAAGGGGGGAGAGGTAAGGTTTGAGTTAGGTGGGACCCCCAGCACCATAATTACATCTGATATTAATAAATCCCAGTAATTTGGGTTTGATTATTAAAAGGCCAGCAGTAAGAAACCACCTACATTGAGGGCTGCCAAGGGAACGGTCAATGTCAGGTGCATAATGTCTCAGTCTGGAGCTCCCACATGATGTGACCACCATTCTGATAAACTCGCGACCGCAAAGTTTCAGCCTGACGTCTTGAGTCCTGTCTGCCTCGACAATTACAAGAACAGCAAAAATGACAAACAATTTGATAGCCATCGTGTGTCTTCCACAACAGACTGGTAACAAAAATTCAATATCCACAGTGTTGGAGGCTTCTCAGCATTTGCAGGGATAGGTGCGTTGTTTATATATCCACATCGTGAGTGTTTAATGGCTCATGCTAGATGGGGGTAACTTTTTCTACTGGACCTTGAACATAGAAAATTATGTTCTGATCTGTGTTCATCAAGGCTGGGT contains these protein-coding regions:
- the nr2f6a gene encoding nuclear receptor subfamily 2 group F member 6a isoform X1, encoding MAMVRGGWGDPNGNTNGLGDKGYLRGDEDDGSPQGGGSDIEAGEDDKGCVVDCVVCGDKSSGKHYGVFTCEGCKSFFKRSVRRNLTYTCRSNRDCQIDQHHRNQCQYCRLKKCFRVGMRKEAVQRGRIPPSHAGLSPSTTPVGGGVIGAVSEFYNGQPVSELISQLLQAEPYPNSRYSHQYGQQGTSGGGGGGGMGIDSICELAARLLFSIIEWSRSIPYFPELPVPEQVALLRLSWSELFILNAAQSGLPLHTAPLLAAAGFHSSPMSAERVVSFMDQVRIFQDQVEKLNRLQVDSAEYSCLKAIALFSPDACGLTDPAHVESLQEKVQVALTEYERVQYPGHPQRFGRLLLRLPALRAVPASLISQLFFMRLVGKTPIETLIRDMQLSGSSISWPYATGQ
- the nr2f6a gene encoding nuclear receptor subfamily 2 group F member 6a isoform X2 → MAMVRGGWGDPNGNTNGLGDKGYLRGDEDDGSPQGGGSDIEAGEDDKGCVVDCVVCGDKSSGKHYGVFTCEGCKSFFKRSVRRNLTYTCRSNRDCQIDQHHRNQCQYCRLKKCFRVGMRKEVQRGRIPPSHAGLSPSTTPVGGGVIGAVSEFYNGQPVSELISQLLQAEPYPNSRYSHQYGQQGTSGGGGGGGMGIDSICELAARLLFSIIEWSRSIPYFPELPVPEQVALLRLSWSELFILNAAQSGLPLHTAPLLAAAGFHSSPMSAERVVSFMDQVRIFQDQVEKLNRLQVDSAEYSCLKAIALFSPDACGLTDPAHVESLQEKVQVALTEYERVQYPGHPQRFGRLLLRLPALRAVPASLISQLFFMRLVGKTPIETLIRDMQLSGSSISWPYATGQ
- the insl3 gene encoding insulin-like 3 (Leydig cell), with the protein product MAIKLFVIFAVLVIVEADRTQDVRLKLCGREFIRMVVTSCGSSRLRHYAPDIDRSLGSPQSGNWWEGLGRSLFTQHTGIQHSEEGQRIDHASLESVTKNLPSSSHMGPPGKKTTRQAMSASARLQRDAGPAGVCCRLGCTMSELVQYC